The following are encoded together in the Zingiber officinale cultivar Zhangliang chromosome 8A, Zo_v1.1, whole genome shotgun sequence genome:
- the LOC122011402 gene encoding peroxidase 1-like: MAAAGSMALLASLALAVLVWSVGSEAAQGGLSVGYYSTSCPNVEAIVREEVTRALRLAPSLAAALLRLHFHDCFVRGCDGSILLNSTKRNVAEKDAKPNLTLRGFGFIDRVKARLERECPYVVSCADILALVARDAVVLSNGPTWPVATGRKDGLVSIANETIQLPPPTANISTLISMFASKGLSVKDLVVLSGGHTIGISHCFSFNDRLYNYTGKATPNDDDPTLERHYLAKLRSICKPNDPTTFVEMDPGSFRTFDTSYYKLVTKRRGVFHSDEVLLENSVTRDYVLSHAGASESDFFEDFASSMIKMGDIGVLTSGEVRKKCSVIN; the protein is encoded by the exons ATGGCTGCAGCAGGTTCCATGGCCTTGTTGGCCTCTCTGGCTCTGGCTGTTCTGGTGTGGTCAGTTGGCTCAGAGGCGGCGCAGGGAGGGCTGAGCGTTGGCTACTACAGCACTTCATGCCCCAACGTGGAGGCCATTGTGCGTGAGGAGGTGACCAGGGCCCTGCGGCTGGCTCCGAGCCTGGCGGCGGCCCTCCTCAGGCTGCACTTCCATGACTGCTTCGTCAGG GGATGCGACGGCTCGATTCTGCTCAACTCCACCAAGAGGAACGTGGCCGAGAAGGATGCGAAGCCAAACCTCACGCTCAGAGGCTTTGGCTTCATCGACAGAGTCAAAGCTCGACTGGAGAGGGAATGCCCTTACGTCGTCTCTTGTGCAGATATACTCGCTCTCGTGGCGAGGGATGCAGTCGTTTtg AGCAATGGACCAACGTGGCCTGTGGCTACAGGGAGGAAGGATGGGCTGGTGTCTATAGCGAATGAGACCATCCAGTTGCCTCCTCCGACCGCGAACATCTccactttgatctccatgttcgCCTCCAAAGGACTTAGCGTCAAGGATCTTGTTGTTTTGTCAG GAGGACACACGATCGGAATCTCCCACTGTTTCTCCTTCAACGATCGGCTCTATAACTACACGGGCAAGGCCACCCCTAACGATGATGACCCAACTCTCGAAAG GCACTACCTCGCTAAGTTGAGGAGTATTTGCAAGCCCAACGATCCAACCACATTCGTGGAGATGGACCCCGGGAGCTTTAGGACATTCGATACGAGCTACTACAAGCTAGTGACGAAGAGGCGTGGGGTATTTCACTCCGACGAGGTCTTGCTTGAAAATAGTGTCACTAGGGACTATGTGTTGAGCCATGCCGGGGCATCGGAGTCCGACTTTTTCGAAGATTTTGCGAGCTCCATGATCAAGATGGGGGATATTGGCGTGCTCACTAGTGGGGAGGTCAGGAAGAAGTGTTCCGTTATCAACTAG
- the LOC122008506 gene encoding homeobox-DDT domain protein RLT3-like codes for MDIDGADEHKDNGTKKKTAVQLQSLETFYAEEKYPKQNKVEEYASILDLTHKQVRIWFAERRRKERRVFGASNASIRSFLNAGCRGMAGTTSRHANKSKIVTQKGRYKTLEQLEGSHLDERKGHAEKKYFADLQTLFSKDYILKKIYRKDGPALGKEFDPPGNVFGHCTDFHKLQYSHSHGNRRMPKRSKSLVSSMLTSKASNESNPFATKYGMGKGLMTVWRATQPNGQKLPDGANCTASGNWMSLRSNDSHKTTFSFVSRQPQQRRSCMRHSYQKKSQDKRNQVRKVASQNVVNAKETNLKGCKLSLDESSEQPSELMALIDDEELELEELQVGPNPLRCTAHLASNGRHGCPLCKDLLARFPPQIVKMKQLFQIRPWDSSPGLVKKLFKVLQFICGQSGITEVCPFTIDEFAQAFHDKDSLLLGKIHVALIKLLMLDAEKEINSGSLPRASNVSRFLVFLNFMREEGFDIKHWTQYLNSLTWVEILRQVLIAAGFGSRQNMARRANYSKERNQMEKYGLSERTLKGELFSLLSKQGSVGLKISDMARTSQIVDLGLSHTTEEVEQLVYSTLSSDITLFEKIAPSAFRLRVDPHIKGRIDSESDTDDSGSVDDESDKVSTSCSSDDSEVDLAIRDRLIVKYKTRHKKSSRKLAEYTEIDESYSGEAWMQGLMEGEYSNLTIEEKLDALVALVDLVGACPSVRMEEHVRTSTLVTGIRYHGSGAKIKRKMCSRQSVTMLEADTPLCSMSLNITTADNVDTAINRRGCQLSSSGSNSSKVKEACNNVHPMQSILLGSDRRYNNYWLFLGLCSVHEPGHRRVYFESSEDGHWEVIDTAQALQALLSILDRRGIREARLLASLEKRKSSLYQAMNEYTVDSVGSRQINILPELDATSTDGSSPTSDVDHVLLPAESNGLSVGSGAIDLEIGKTNDEKKQKCDRLRLYDKWVWDSFYSTLNATRYGKRSYMESLIHCESCNDLFWRDEKHCKICHTTFEIDFDLEERYAIHRATCREPDDVGDFPQHKVLPSQLQVLKASIHAIEVSMPEAALASTWRASTQKLWVKRLQRASSLPELLQVLTDFVSAMVEEWLCECATASSPNVDVDDLLVHFQTMPQTISAVALWIVKLDALIAPRLEVIYAERSKALVSQPKRRRTCTNR; via the exons ATGGACATTGATGGTGCTGATGAACATAAGGACAATGGAACAAAGAAGAAGACTGCAGTCCAATTACAGTCATTGGAGACTTTTTATGCAG AGGAGAAATATCCCAAGCAAAACAAAGTGGAAGAATATGCGTCCATACTGGATTTGACACATAAACAAGTTCGTATATGGTTTGctgagaggagaagaaaagaaagaagggtTTTTGGTGCTTCAAATGCTTCTATAAGGAGCTTCCTCAATGCAG GTTGTAGGGGAATGGCTGGCACCACTTCTAGACATGCCAATAAAAGCAAAATTGTGACTCAGAAAGGTAGATATAAGACATTAGAGCAGCTTGAGGGGAGCCATCTTGATGAAAGAAAAGGCCATGCTGAAAAAAAATACTTTGCTGATCTACAAACATTGTTCTCTAAGGAttatattttaaagaaaatttaccgTAAAGATGGTCCTGCCCTTGGAAAAGAGTTTGATCCTCCTGGAAATGTGTTTGGCCACTGCACAG ATTTTCACAAGCTTCAGTACTCTCACTCTCATGGAAATCGTCGGATGCCCAAAAGGAGTAAG TCATTGGTGTCTTCTATGCTCACCTCTAAAGCTTCCAATGAAAGCAACCCTTTTGCAACAAAGTATGGCATGGGCAAGGGTCTTATGACTGTATGGCGTGCAACACAACCCAATGGCCAAAAGCTTCCTGATGGTGCGAATTGCACAGCGAGTGGTAATTGGATGAGCTTAAGATCAAATGATTCTCACAAGACTACTTTCTCTTTTGTTTCAAGACAGCCTCAGCAGAGAAGATCATGCATG agGCATAGTTATCAGAAGAAGTCACAAGATAAGAGAAACCAAGTAAGAAAG GTAGCATCTCAAAATGTGGTAAATGCGAAAGAAACTAATTTAAAGGGCTGCAAACTTTCACTTGATGAATCCTCAGAACAACCAAGTGAGCTAATGGCATTGATCGATGATGAGGAGTTAGAACTTGAGGAGCTACAGGTAGGACCTAACCCATTGAGGTGTACTGCACATCTTGCTTCAAATGGAAGACATGGTTGTCCCCTTTGCAAAG ATTTACTGGCTAGGTTTCCTCCACAAATTGTAAAAATGAAGCAACTCTTTCAGATACGCCCATGGGATTCTTCTCCTGGACTTGTTAAGAAACTTTTCAAG GTTTTGCAATTTATTTGTGGTCAGTCAGGAATTACTGAAGTATGCCCCTTTACTATTGACGAGTTTGCCCAGGCATTTCATGACAAG GACTCTTTGTTGTTGGGAAAAATTCATGTGGCACTTATCAAGCTGCTTATGCTTGATGCTGAAAAGGAGATAAACTCTGGATCTCTACCTCGAGCATCTAATGTTAGCAGGTTTTTGGTGTTTTTGAACTTT ATGAGAGAAGAAGGATTTGATATTAAGCATTGGACACAATATCTTAATTCTCTTACTTGGGTTGAaatacttagacaagttctaATTGCAGCTGGTTTTGGTTCAAGACAGAATATGGCACGGAGAGCAAATTATAGCAAG GAAAGGAATCAAATGGAGAAGTATGGTCTCAGTGAACGCACATTGAAAGGTGAATTGTTTAGTTTATTATCAAAGCAAGGAAGTGTCGGACTCAAAATATCTGATATGGCCAGAACTTCTCAG ATTGTGGACCTTGGTCTCTCCCATACTACTGAGGAAGTAGAACAACTAGTATATTCAACTCTTTCAAGTGACATAACATTGTTTGAAAAGATAGCACCCTCTGCATTTCGTCTTCGAGTTGATCCACATATTAAAGGGAGGATTGATTCTGAATCAGACACTGATGATTCAGGAAGTGTTGATGACGAGTCTGATAAGGTTAGCACAAGTTGTAGTAGTGATGATTCTGAGGTGGATTTGGCAATTAGGGACCGTTTGATTGTAAAGTACAAAACTCGTCATAAAAAATCAAGCAGGAAGTTAGCTGAATACACTGAGATTGATGAAAGCTATTCTGGGGAAGCATGGATGCAAGGGCTTATGGAAGGTGAATACTCCAATTTAACTATTGAAGAGAAGCTCGATGCTTTGGTTGCTCTTGTTGATCTTGTTGGTGCTTGTCCCAGCGTTAGAATGGAG GAACATGTTAGAACCTCAACACTTGTCACTGGCATACGGTATCATGGATCAGGTGCAAAAATCAAGAGAAAAATGTGTAGCCGACAATCAGTAACAATGCTAGAGGCTGATACTCCACTTTGCTCTATGTCATTGAACATAACAACTGCCGATAATGTGGACACTGCTATCAACAGGAGAGGATGCCAGTTAAGTTCTTCAGGGTCCAACAGCTCTAAAGTCAAGGAAGCCTGTAACAATGTGCATCCGATGCAATCTATACTTTTAGGGTCTGATCGTCGGTACAATAACTATTGGCTTTTCCTTGGCCTATGTAGTGTACATGAGCCTGGCCATCGGAGAGTATATTTTGAGTCTTCAGAAGATGGTCATTGGGAGGTCATCGATACTGCACAG GCCTTGCAAGCTCTGTTATCTATCTTAGATCGCAGAGGTATTCGCGAAGCTCGTTTGCTTGCTTCTTTAGAGAAGAGAAAATCATCTCTTTATCAAGCAATGAATGAGTATACGGTTGATTCTGTTGGAAGCAGACAGATAAATATATTGCCAGAGTTGGATGCTACTAGTACAGATGGATCGTCTCCAACTTCGGACGTCGATCATGTTCTACTTCCTGCTGAGTCAAATGGTTTATCAGTTGGTTCTGGCGCTATAGATCTTGAAATTGGCAAGACTAATGATGAAAAAAAGCAAAAGTGTGACCGATTGCGATTGTATGATAAATGGGTTTGGGATTCCTTCTACTCGACTCTGAATGCCACAAGGTATGGTAAGAGATCATATATGGAATCACTTATTCACTGTGAGAGTTGTAATGATTTATTCTGGAGAGATGAAAAACATTGCAAGATTTGCCACACTACCTTCGAGATAGACTTTGACCTCGAAGAAAGGTATGCAATACATAGAGCAACTTGTAGGGAGCCAGATGATGTCGGTGACTTTCCGCAGCACAAAGTTTTACCTTCACAGTTGCAAGTGCTCAAGGCTTCAATTCATGCAATAGAG GTAAGCATGCCAGAAGCAGCATTAGCAAGTACATGGAGGGCATCAACTCAGAAGCTTTGGGTCAAGCGGCTTCAACGAGCATCATCACTGCCAGAACTTTTGCAG GTTCTCACTGATTTTGTTAGTGCCATGGTTGAGGAGTGGCTGTGTGAATGTGCCACCGCCTCTAGTCCTAATGTAGATGTAGATGATCTCTTAGTACACTTCCAGACTATGCCGCAAACCATTTCTGCCGTTGCACTTTGGATTGTCAAGTTGGATGCTCTAATTGCTCCAAGACTAGAAGTCATTTATGCTGAAAGAAGTAAAGCACTTGTATCCCAACCGAAAA GAAGACGGACGTGTACTAACCGTTGA
- the LOC122010692 gene encoding uncharacterized protein LOC122010692 yields MKQLRNFATEQVPTTGHEQPMQWSIMATSRRLRRPTGRSRARPPTGVVNRPLLPATSRRRASACGRPAYDTCGGQPAVSRHLRRLAYREQALAAAGLPRAGACGGWPATSRHLQWLACHEQMATVAGMSQAGAYDSRPAARSRLGRPAGHEQALWQPAGHEQALWRPVGREQALRRPSCV; encoded by the coding sequence ATGAAACAATTAAGGAATTTTGCGACTGAGCAAGTGCCTACAACTGGCCACGAGCAACCCATGCAGTGGTCGATCATGGCCACGAGCAGACGCCTGAGGCGGCCGACCGGCCGATCGCGAGCAAGACCCCCTACGGGGGTCGTGAATAGGCCCCTATTGCCAGCCACGAGTAGGCGGCGAGCAAGCGCCTGTGGCAGGCCGGCCTACGACACTTGCGGTGGCCAGCCTGCTGTGAGCAGGCACTTGCGGCGGCTGGCCTACCGCGAGCAGGCGCTTGCGGCGGCTGGCCTACCGCGAGCAGGCGCCTGTGGCGGCTGGCCTGCCACGAGCAGGCACCTGCAGTGGCTGGCCTGCCACGAGCAGATGGCTACGGTAGCTGGCATGTCGCAAGCAGGCGCATACGACAGCCGACCTGCCGCGAGAAGCCGCCTAGGGCGGCCGGCCGGACACGAGCAAGCCCTGTGGCAGCCAGCCGGACACGAGCAAGCCCTGTGGCGGCCGGTCGGTCGCGAGCAGGCCCTGCGGCGACCGTCGTGCGTGTGA
- the LOC122008507 gene encoding chitin-inducible gibberellin-responsive protein 1-like, which yields MEFHGFTDEDTSYEYPSSSRNTAFTNWSIDSIKLGFGDSPNSPLSGQFDCDGWSHLPVDAQAPAYSRQKMRRALQQIETDLMLPDPEEPATSTSLESSEKQQDQAAKQFRVRPRTGGAPPELRHPEKRLRESKSPSGDDLRQLLISCAESLSENDMEEFESLVREARGVVSIAGEPIQRLGAYMLEGLVARRENSGTNIYRAMRCDEPENKELLSFIRILYDICPYFKFGYMAANGAIADAIRNEDRVHIIDFQIRQGTQWITLIQALAARPGGPPRIRITGIDDSVSEYARGESLQLVGKMLMELSKKFSIPLEFKGLPVYGPDVTREMLDIRPGEAVAVNFTLQLHHTPDESVDENNPRDRLLRLVRALSPKVMTLVEQESNTNTTPFATRFAETLDYYSAMFESIDAAVARDSKERIGVEQHCLAKDIVNVIACEGKERVERHELLGKWRSRLSMAGFRPYPLSAYVNSVIRMLLGCYSDKYTLVEKDGALLLGWKNRNLISASAWH from the coding sequence ATGGAGTTTCATGGATTCACTGATGAAGACACATCCTACGAATACCCATCGTCGTCGAGGAATACGGCGTTCAcgaattggtcaatcgattccatCAAATTAGGTTTCGGCGACTCCCCCAACTCGCCGCTCTCCGGTCAGTTTGACTGCGATGGTTGGAGTCATCTTCCGGTGGATGCTCAGGCGCCGGCCTATTCCAGACAGAAAATGAGGCGCGCTCTGCAACAAATCGAAACCGATCTCATGCTGCCTGACCCAGAAGAACCAGCGACCAGCACGAGTCTCGAATCGAGCGAGAAGCAGCAAGATCAGGCCGCGAAGCAGTTTCGTGTGCGGCCGAGGACTGGCGGCGCACCGCCGGAGTTGCGCCATCCGGAGAAACGACTGAGAGAATCGAAGAGTCCGTCGGGCGACGATCTGCGACAGCTTCTGATCAGCTGCGCTGAATCTCTGTCGGAGAACGACATGGAGGAGTTCGAATCGCTGGTCAGAGAAGCTCGAGGCGTGGTTTCGATCGCCGGAGAGCCGATCCAACGCCTGGGCGCGTACATGCTCGAAGGCCTGGTTGCTCGGCGTGagaattctgggacgaatatcTATCGCGCCATGAGGTGCGACGAACCAGAGAACAAGGAGCTGCTCTCGTTCATACGCATCTTGTACGACATCTGCCCCTACTTCAAGTTCGGATACATGGCGGCGAACGGCGCCATCGCCGACGCTATCAGAAACGAAGACAGAGTCCACATCATCGACTTCCAGATCCGTCAGGGCACCCAATGGATCACGCTGATACAGGCGCTGGCAGCGAGGCCGGGAGGTCCGCCGCGCATTCGGATCACCGGGATCGATGACTCGGTGTCGGAGTATGCCAGGGGAGAGAGCTTGCAGTTGGTCGGGAAGATGTTGATGGAGCTGTCGAAGAAGTTCAGCATTCCGCTGGAGTTTAAAGGCCTGCCGGTGTACGGCCCCGATGTGACTCGGGAGATGCTGGACATCCGGCCGGGGGAAGCGGTGGCGGTGAACTTCACTCTGCAGCTGCACCACACGCCGGACGAGAGCGTCGACGAGAACAACCCGCGCGACCGGCTGCTGCGGCTGGTGAGGGCACTGTCCCCGAAAGTGATGACCCTGGTGGAGCAGGAGTCGAACACCAACACGACGCCGTTCGCGACGCGGTTCGCGGAGACGCTGGACTACTACTCCGCCATGTTCGAGTCGATTGACGCGGCGGTGGCGAGGGACAGCAAGGAGAGGATCGGCGTGGAGCAGCACTGCCTGGCCAAGGACATCGTCAACGTGATCGCCTGCGAGGGGAAAGAAAGGGTGGAGAGGCACGAGCTGCTGGGGAAGTGGCGGTCAAGGCTGAGCATGGCAGGGTTCCGGCCTTACCCGCTGAGCGCGTACGTGAACTCGGTGATCAGGATGCTGCTGGGTTGCTACTCCGATAAGTACACGCTGGTGGAGAAGGATGGTGCTCTGTTGCTGGGCTGGAAGAACAGGAACCTCATCTCCGCATCTGCTTGGCACTGA
- the LOC122010693 gene encoding protein NDR1-like yields the protein MSGNQYLCRCFLLCFFLVALLAVSLYLTYRPIAPRYYVAAFVLNSSAASFGLSVDNQNKKLGIYHDDLALALSFPSASPNFSSSAVVPGFYQGHKKTATKTGSFAGGRGWAPPANRSEVLRVDLRTEVRFQAMAWRTRRRAVSVGAEVEVGANGTMTAEDWIRLRSGAPRAGFRRGGTGGTPLFWSILAVAFCGFAVIVF from the coding sequence ATGTCGGGAAACCAGTACCTTTGTCGCTGCTTCCTCCTCTGCTTCTTCCTCGTCGCGCTGCTCGCCGTCTCGTTGTACCTCACCTACCGCCCCATCGCCCCTCGCTACTACGTCGCCGCCTTCGTCCTCAACTCCTCCGCCGCCTCCTTCGGGCTCTCTGTCGACAACCAGAACAAGAAGCTCGGGATCTACCACGACGATCTCGCCCTCGCCCTCTCCTTCCCTTCCGCTTCCCCCAATTTCTCCTCCTCCGCCGTCGTCCCGGGCTTCTACCAGGGCCACAAGAAGACCGCCACTAAGACTGGCTCCTTCGCCGGAGGACGCGGGTGGGCGCCTCCCGCCAACCGCTCGGAGGTGCTACGGGTGGATCTGCGGACGGAGGTCCGGTTCCAGGCGATGGCCTGGCGGACCCGGCGCCGCGCGGTCAGCGTCGGAGCGGAGGTCGAGGTCGGTGCGAACGGTACGATGACCGCGGAGGACTGGATCCGACTACGGTCCGGTGCTCCGCGAGCCGGCTTCCGCCGCGGGGGTACTGGCGGGACTCCGCTTTTCTGGTCGATCTTGGCCGTTGCTTTTTGCGGATTCGCTGTTATCGTTTTCTGA